A genomic region of Alnus glutinosa chromosome 11, dhAlnGlut1.1, whole genome shotgun sequence contains the following coding sequences:
- the LOC133882170 gene encoding V-type proton ATPase 16 kDa proteolipid subunit, which yields MSSFSGDETAPFFGFLGAAAALVFSCMGAAYGTAKSGVGVASMGVMRPELVMKSIVPVVMAGVLGIYGLIIAVIISTGINPKAKSYYLFDGYAHLSSGLACGLAGLSAGMAIGIVGDAGVRANAQQPKLFVGMILILIFAEALALYGLIVGIILSSRAGQSRAD from the exons ATGTCTTCATTCAGCGGCGATGAAACGGCACCGTTCTTCGGCTTCCTTGGCGCCGCTGCGGCTCTCGTTTTCTCCT GTATGGGAGCTGCTTATGGGACAGCAAAAAGCGGGGTTGGCGTGGCTTCGATGGGTGTGATGAGGCCGGAGTTGGTGATGAAGTCCATTGTTCCTGTTGTTATGGCTGGAGTGTTGGGTATCTACGGCCTTATTATTGCCGTTATCATCAGTACCGGGATCAACCCAAAGGCTAAGTCATATTACCTTTTTGATGGTTATGCACACCTGTCGTCTGGTCTTGCTTGTGGTCTTGCTGGGCTCTCTGCTGGTATGGCGATTGGTATTGTTGGCGATGCTGGTGTTAG AGCCAATGCACAGCAGCCAAAACTTTTTGTTGGAATGATTCTCATTCTCATCTTCGCTGAAGCACTTGCCCTCTATGGCCTTATTGTCGGCATTATCTTGTCATCTCGAGCTGGTCAGTCCAGAGCAGACTAA